GATCGGTCACCCACAGAACAAACGATGCCATTTTTTGTCATTTTAACTGTATACAAGAACACTGATGAGACTCGAATAGTGGATTTAAGTCTCAAGATTAGTGGAATATTGACCAAGAGCAAAAACGATTTTGTGAAAAAACAAAGAAAAAGGATATTTTGAGTGTCCCGCCTCAAAACTAGAATCCGAATCGACACCATTGTGTCTTGGTGCAAGAGATTGCAAGCAAGCCTGCACTTAGTTTAGAGACAGTCTGGACACTCTCATTCTCTTACATTTTCGAATTGGGTATTATCCGTCACTAAAATATTTAATTTCGATCACGGCACAATTGAAAATTTGTTTGAAAATATCGAGAAACTAACAATTTTAATTAAAATTTATCCAATAAACAAGACAAATATCAACAGTTGTACGACAAAATCAGGCACAAATCAGATGCCTCGCTAAAACTTGTTGTACTACTGTCGACAAACTGAAAGAATTGAGCTGGATTCATAGTCCTGCTTTGCCAGGTGAATCGATACCGTAATTTTGTTTTTTATGATGTCTATTTTGACATTATCAAAGATCGACCTATACTTTGATACCTTTTTGCCGTCGGCGGTTGAAACAAATCCAGACGAAGTGAGTAGGCCATCGTCAATTAGAGCGTTAATCTTTCTGTAACCGGATGTCTGCGGAATGTTACACTTGTCCAGTATTTGTGAGATAATCATAGCCTCCCCGTTAACCGCGCTAAGAATTCGCTTTTTATCATCGTCACCAAATGATTCCAGGATTATTTGTGTCAGCTTTTGGTTTTCAATCGTTATCCAATTTGTGCCGCCAACAGTCTTGACATCACATGCGCTTTTTAGGAATTTCTGCTCCAGTCCGTCAGCGCCTGCTCCAAAGTACTCTCTTAGTACCGTGTCAAGCTTGTTGAACTGCTCAATAGACTGAGTAAGCGAGATTCCATATTTTTCAAACAGTCTGTTTTCAATTCGTTGCGCAGTCTTGTCTCCAAGGTTTTCCCTAATCGTGGAGTCTAGCGATTTTGCCAAAAATCTATCAAGACCGGCCATACTTTGTTCTTCTCATCATACTATATTACCATTTCCACGATTGGACATAAGAGTTTAATATTATAATGCGGTTTCCAAGTTTGGCAATGGCACTTCTTATTTTTGATGATAACAACATCCGAGAGCTCCCAACGTTAGAGCGACTTGAGCAATGTGAGAAGATCATTAAAATGGAAAACGACGAATCAAAGAGATGGGATGCAGTATGGCTTGCAGGAGAGATTGCGGAAAACAAAACCGAAAAAGATCCCGAATTCAACAGGGTTGCAGACCTCATGGCATGGATATTGGAAAATGACGACAACAATGTGGTAAAGCATGAGGCATGCTATCAAATTGCGGCAAGGAACATGCGAAAAAAAATTCCAGACCTCATAAAGTCAGCACTGTACGACAAAAGCGGGTTAACAAAACACGAGGCAATAGAGTCACTAGGCTTGATGCGTGCCACGGAAGCAATCGACATGATCAAAGAGGCCATGAACGACCCAAATGACGACGTAAGGCAGACAGCAGTGTTCGTTATCAAGAGATTAAAACGCATGCAGAATACCGGAGAATACAAGCCATCAAAGATAATCTGAGATGACTACCGCAGTTGTAGTAGATGATGACATAGATACAGTGGATGTGTTTTGCGATTATCTGAAAATGAAGGATGTAGTAGTTCTTGGGAGGGGGCACAACGGCAAGGAGGCAGTCTCCTTATACCAGACACACAAGCCAGACATTGTGTTTCTGGATCTAATGATGCCAGAATATGACGGGTTTTATGCCCTAGAAAACATCCGCAGAGCAAATCCAGACTCCAAGATAGTAGTAATCACTGCCGATTTGAGAGACGAGACTACGAAAAGGCTTAACATGTTAAAGC
Above is a window of Candidatus Nitrosotenuis cloacae DNA encoding:
- a CDS encoding transcriptional regulator translates to MAGLDRFLAKSLDSTIRENLGDKTAQRIENRLFEKYGISLTQSIEQFNKLDTVLREYFGAGADGLEQKFLKSACDVKTVGGTNWITIENQKLTQIILESFGDDDKKRILSAVNGEAMIISQILDKCNIPQTSGYRKINALIDDGLLTSSGFVSTADGKKVSKYRSIFDNVKIDIIKNKITVSIHLAKQDYESSSILSVCRQ
- a CDS encoding HEAT repeat domain-containing protein, whose product is MALLIFDDNNIRELPTLERLEQCEKIIKMENDESKRWDAVWLAGEIAENKTEKDPEFNRVADLMAWILENDDNNVVKHEACYQIAARNMRKKIPDLIKSALYDKSGLTKHEAIESLGLMRATEAIDMIKEAMNDPNDDVRQTAVFVIKRLKRMQNTGEYKPSKII
- a CDS encoding response regulator, translated to MTTAVVVDDDIDTVDVFCDYLKMKDVVVLGRGHNGKEAVSLYQTHKPDIVFLDLMMPEYDGFYALENIRRANPDSKIVVITADLRDETTKRLNMLKPTEIFIKPYDLDKIAKLLERLGN